The Shewanella japonica genome has a window encoding:
- a CDS encoding HU family DNA-binding protein encodes MNKSELIAKIAENAELTKAEAGRALKSFEEAVTEAMKNGDKISIVGFGSFETSVRAARTGRNPQTGKEIQIAEATVPKFKAGKTLKDSVN; translated from the coding sequence ATGAACAAAAGTGAATTAATTGCAAAAATTGCAGAAAATGCTGAGTTAACTAAAGCAGAAGCTGGCCGCGCACTAAAGTCTTTTGAAGAAGCTGTTACTGAAGCCATGAAAAATGGTGACAAAATTTCTATCGTAGGTTTTGGTTCTTTTGAAACCTCTGTACGCGCAGCTCGTACTGGCCGCAACCCACAGACTGGCAAAGAAATTCAAATTGCTGAAGCGACTGTACCAAAGTTCAAAGCGGGTAAAACATTAAAAGATAGCGTTAACTAA
- a CDS encoding response regulator — translation MGHLSPSELSILLLEPSDTQRKIITARLQQEGVNSIQTASSITDAKDIISRHTPDLVISALHFSDGEATDLLSFIKQSTQFNDIQFMLVSSECRREQLEVFRQSGVVAILPKPFDADHLATALNSTIDLISNDELDLSHFDVQDIRTLVVDDSRMARNVIKRTIGNLGIRIISEAEDGAQAIELMQQQMFDLVITDYNMPSVDGLALTQYIRNESQQSHIPILMVSSEANDTHLSNVSSAGVNALCDKPFEPKLVKQLLYQLLED, via the coding sequence ATGGGCCACCTATCCCCCAGTGAACTATCAATTTTATTGCTAGAGCCTTCAGATACTCAGCGTAAAATTATCACCGCACGCCTACAACAAGAAGGTGTAAATAGCATTCAAACTGCATCAAGTATCACTGATGCAAAAGACATTATCTCAAGACACACTCCAGATTTAGTCATCAGCGCTTTACACTTTTCAGATGGCGAAGCAACCGACTTGCTCAGTTTCATCAAGCAAAGCACTCAATTTAATGACATTCAATTTATGTTGGTTTCTAGTGAGTGCCGACGCGAACAACTTGAAGTGTTCAGGCAATCAGGGGTCGTCGCCATTCTACCGAAACCATTCGATGCCGATCACCTAGCGACTGCGCTCAATTCAACCATCGATTTAATCAGCAACGATGAACTGGATTTAAGTCATTTTGATGTACAAGATATTCGTACATTGGTGGTCGATGATAGCCGAATGGCACGTAATGTCATTAAGCGAACCATTGGCAACTTAGGCATTAGAATCATTAGCGAAGCTGAAGATGGGGCGCAAGCAATAGAACTCATGCAGCAACAGATGTTTGACCTAGTCATCACAGACTACAACATGCCGAGTGTCGACGGTCTAGCACTGACCCAATATATTCGCAACGAAAGTCAGCAATCCCATATCCCAATATTAATGGTCTCATCTGAAGCCAATGATACACATCTTAGTAATGTATCAAGTGCAGGAGTGAATGCACTTTGCGATAAACCTTTTGAGCCTAAACTGGTTAAGCAGCTGCTGTATCAACTATTAGAAGATTAA
- a CDS encoding DUF4240 domain-containing protein — MTEAEFWDLVTRTEPQQSEQQCHSELTAKLTELDDDALAAFDKMFGQQMRRSYHWNIWGAAYIITGCDSDYAFAEFRGFLLSLGEDWYNKVIADPDCLGELTLWPTKDDYAYPFIEDFDLIAGQLYEDRTGNELPFVPSGQHTPQGKKFSTKKKDLKKNYPKLSALFPF; from the coding sequence ATGACAGAAGCTGAATTTTGGGACTTAGTGACACGTACTGAGCCGCAACAATCAGAGCAGCAGTGCCACAGTGAACTGACGGCTAAGCTAACCGAGCTTGATGATGACGCATTAGCCGCATTTGATAAAATGTTCGGACAGCAGATGCGCCGAAGTTATCATTGGAATATATGGGGAGCGGCGTACATTATCACTGGTTGTGATTCTGATTATGCTTTCGCAGAGTTTAGAGGCTTTTTACTTTCTCTGGGTGAAGACTGGTATAACAAGGTAATTGCTGATCCCGATTGTTTAGGAGAACTGACTTTGTGGCCAACAAAAGATGATTATGCATACCCTTTTATTGAGGACTTTGACTTGATAGCAGGGCAACTCTATGAAGACAGAACAGGTAATGAATTACCTTTTGTTCCTTCCGGGCAGCATACTCCCCAGGGTAAAAAGTTTAGTACCAAGAAGAAAGATCTTAAAAAGAACTATCCAAAACTCAGTGCATTATTTCCATTTTAA
- a CDS encoding DUF3016 domain-containing protein — protein MKVKHLLIAGALMCNVAIADEEVIENPVTEEGIVKVEWQEPKNYRDLKTATEVKSRFEQRFFDTMTKNINKEAEKILKPNQKLEMVVSDVDLAGDLRPTFGATSANELRIVKDLYPPRMTFTYRITEGDNVVIAGDEKLVDMNFMYGANSTRNQRPFEYETRMLKDWLKKTVEPVL, from the coding sequence ATGAAAGTTAAACATTTACTTATTGCAGGCGCACTAATGTGTAATGTTGCTATCGCTGATGAAGAAGTGATTGAAAACCCAGTCACAGAAGAGGGCATCGTTAAAGTTGAATGGCAAGAGCCTAAAAATTATCGTGATTTAAAAACGGCTACAGAAGTTAAGTCGCGCTTTGAACAACGCTTTTTTGATACCATGACTAAAAATATCAATAAAGAAGCTGAGAAGATACTCAAGCCAAATCAGAAACTCGAAATGGTAGTTTCAGATGTGGACTTAGCAGGCGACTTAAGACCAACGTTCGGGGCTACCTCTGCTAATGAATTACGAATCGTTAAAGATTTGTACCCACCTAGAATGACGTTTACTTACCGTATCACTGAAGGCGATAACGTTGTTATTGCCGGAGATGAAAAGCTAGTTGATATGAACTTCATGTACGGTGCTAATTCTACAAGAAATCAACGACCATTTGAGTATGAAACTCGTATGTTGAAAGATTGGTTAAAGAAAACCGTAGAGCCAGTGCTATAA